CGGCGTTGTGCATGGCCGGTGAAAAGGAGTGTTTTACCGGATACCCCAACAGCGCCACCCACTGCGTATGGCCGTCGATAGCGCCAACCATCGGGCGATCCATCGCGATTCCTCCCATCTTCCAGTATCTCAGTCGCGCCGGCTGCGCATCTTATAGTGGCGCAGCTCAGCAGGCATGTGCCGGTTCTCGAATGGTTATATTAAACATTGACGCCCAATCGATGGAAGAGGAGGCCTGTCCCGAATGGATAAAGGAATGCCTTTTGCGAACTTGAGCGAAGACCAATTGCAGGCGCTGTACAAGGCCGAACAACAGCTCAACGCCCAGTTGGCCGGAAATGACGAGATCATCGTCCTGGCCTACAAAAACGAAAAACCTCGCTAATGACAAGGAGGGTCGCCTTTTATGGCTGACCCTCCTTTGTTTTTTGGCGAAAAAAACGCTTGCGCCAGCGGCGGGGTTGGCGCTCCCGGAGGACCAGACGCTCTAACCGTCGGACGAGCCGGGTGCCGATAAACTCCCGGCGGCTGATCGGGTTGACCAGGATGGTATACAAGCCCGATCGGTTGCCGCCGAGCACATCAGTGAAGACCTGATCGCCGATGACGACCGTGTTTTCCGGCGTCGTCCCCAGCAGACTCATGGCCCGAAGGAAGCCCCGGCGCCGGGGTTTGCGCGCATTGGAGATATAGGTGGCGCCGCAGGTTTCCGCAAAGGTCTGGACGCGTTTTTCCTTGTTGTTCGACAATATGCAGAGCTTTATGCCATGACACTTCAGTTCTTCGAGCCAACAGGCGATTTCCGGACAGAGATGGTTCTCGTTCCACTCTGTCAACGTGTTATCGAGGTCGATGATCACACCCTGGACACCTTGGGCAACCAGTTCAGCCACATTCACCTGAGGAACGGCATCGACCCGCCGGGCCGGTTTCAGTATTTTCACTTGCTTTCCCCTTCCCGGTTTTATTTCTGCCGCTCTATGTTACCGAAAATCTGATTGGTCCCGCTTAAAGCTGTCAGTTGCGGCTTCCCGGTTTTATCGCCGGTGTACCTTCCTTACATAAGGGACATGCTTCCGGCGGCCAGGAAACAACCTCCATGGAAAGGGCGGCGCAGAAGGGGACGCCGAAGTCCACTTGACCGTTGGAACGGTCAACCAGCGACGCGACAGCCAGCACCCGTCCGCCGGCTGCGGTGGCGACATCAATCACCTCACGTACAGAACCGCCGGTTGTCACCACGTCTTCACAGACCACAACCGTCTCGCCCGGCCGGACGACAAAGTTGCGCCGCAGTGTCATGGTCCCGTTCTCCCGTTCCGTAAAGATGGACCGAACACCCAGTGCCCGTCCGACCTCATAAGCGACCAGGATACCGCCCATGGCCGGCCCGATAACCACGTCAGGAACGCCCACGGTTTTGCGGAGCAGGGCGGCCAAGTGTGCGGACAGCCGTTCCGTATGCTGAGGGTGTTGCAGAACCTGGGCGCATTGGACGTACCGGTTGCTGTGTCGACCGGAGGTCAGGCGAAAATGCCCTTCCAACAGGGCCTCGCTCTCGCGGAAAATCTGGAGAACCTGCTCGTGGCTCAACAGGGCGCTATCTACGAATCCTTCTATGATCTCCAACCTCATCGCGCTCCTTCTCTATTTTTTCCGGCGGGCCAATCCCTCGGCCATCTCTTCCACGATCCGGCGCGCCGCCT
The Heliomicrobium undosum DNA segment above includes these coding regions:
- a CDS encoding YqeG family HAD IIIA-type phosphatase, whose translation is MKILKPARRVDAVPQVNVAELVAQGVQGVIIDLDNTLTEWNENHLCPEIACWLEELKCHGIKLCILSNNKEKRVQTFAETCGATYISNARKPRRRGFLRAMSLLGTTPENTVVIGDQVFTDVLGGNRSGLYTILVNPISRREFIGTRLVRRLERLVLRERQPRRWRKRFFRQKTKEGQP
- the pyrE gene encoding orotate phosphoribosyltransferase, with protein sequence MSHEQVLQIFRESEALLEGHFRLTSGRHSNRYVQCAQVLQHPQHTERLSAHLAALLRKTVGVPDVVIGPAMGGILVAYEVGRALGVRSIFTERENGTMTLRRNFVVRPGETVVVCEDVVTTGGSVREVIDVATAAGGRVLAVASLVDRSNGQVDFGVPFCAALSMEVVSWPPEACPLCKEGTPAIKPGSRN